From Planctomycetia bacterium:
CGCGGGTACATGGTCGAGCTGGCGCAGGACGGACACGAAGCGGTCGCGCTCTATCGGACTCGCCCGTTCGATGCCGTGCTCATGGATCTGCAAATGCCCGGGCTCGACGGCTTCGGGGCAACCATCGCGATCCGCGCGATGCAAGATCGTCCGCAAGTGCCGATCATCGCGCTGACGGCACACCTCGTCGACGGCACACGCGAGCGGTGTCTGGAAGTCGGCATGTCCGAGTATCTGGCGAAGCCGATCGATTTCGGGCTGCTGACCTCGACGCTCGAATTGCAACTAGGGACGCGTTGAAGCGACGTGCCCGTTAGGCGCCGGCTTCGAGTTGTCTGCGGAGCGCCGTGCTGAGCCGTTCGATAGCGGTGTCGAGTTCGGCAAGCGATGCGGTGTCGATCTCCGCGGCCATCGCGCGTTGTTCGATGCGCCAAGCCAAGTCGACGGCTTGACGGCCGCCGAAGTTCGAGCAGAGCCCTTTTAAGCTGTGCGCGGCGCGCGACAGCTTCACGGCATCTTTTTCTTGCGCGGCATCGTGCGCACGTTGCAGAATCTCACCGGCGTCTTCTAAGAAGAAGCGGACTAAGTCGGCGAACAGTCCGGCATCGCCGCCGAGCCGCTCTAATGTGCCCGGGTAATCGAAGACTTCGGTAGCTGTCATAGATTGACGCGTTTTCGGTCGGAATGAAGCGGCGGTCATCAGAGCACCATAGTAACTTTTGATTGCTGGGAGTAAATACGTCGACTTCGACAAAACTTGCCTGCATCGACCACCTGCGCGTTTATCGACCATGCTTGCCTGAGTTGCTTCGTGGAACCGTAAAGAAGCAGGGCGATTCTTATGCCGTCTTCCGCAATTCGTTTATCGAGCTTCGTGGCGCGCGTTTTGCTATCCGTATACCGGTGGCTTCAACACCCCGTATTCAATCTTGCTTCGAATTCTTATAGGAGACACGATCATGCTTAGCTGGGCCCTCACCTTCTTGGTCATCGCACTCATTGCCGGCGTCCTTGGTTTCGGCGTCGTCGCCGGTACGGCCGCTTCGATCGCCAAGGTTCTGTTTCTCGTCTTCCTGGTGTTCTTCGTGATCAGCCTGATCGCCGGCCGTCGACCGGTCGTCTAGACGAGACATTCAAAATCGCAGCCAAGGCCGGGAAGCTCTTTAGCTTCCCGGCCTTTTTCGTTGCTAGATCGCACGCCGATCAAACCGCGCATAAAAAGCGACCCGCACAAATTCACATTCGTGCGGGTCGCTCGCGGTTCAACGTTCTGCTCGACCGCTCCCGAGCCGTTCTCTCAAGCGGCTCGGAGCGATCGGGAGTTTTCAGTTCGGCAGCTTAAGTACAGCCACGAATCATGAAGAGGACCAACAGCACCGGAATCGGTACGCCGAGCAACCACAACATGACCCAACCTGCCTTGCCCGAGCGATCCCCGTGAGGAGCTTTATGAAGAGACATTTTGATCACCTTGAAAGAGAAGTATTTTCACACTGACGTACTTATTAAATGCACGTCTCGTGCCAACTCTTCAAAATGATTACGTCGGCACGACGTCGGGAGTTTCGCCGTCGCCGGCAGTACGACGATCGCTTGCAGCGGCTTGGGAATCGGTCGATTGCGAGTCTTCATGAGCTGCCGCCGCGGCGGCACGGCTGGCGGCGAACGCTGCAATGCCGGTCTGTGCGATCGACATGAGGTACTTCGACGCCGCGACTTTCGCCATCTCGACGAGCGGCGTCCAATGGGATTCTTGCGGCGGCGGAGCCGGCTCCGGTTCCGGCCGAGTTCGAGGTTCGCCGCGCACGTAGGCTTCGGATCGCGCAGCGCCGTTCGACGGCGGCGGAGCCGCGGAAGCGGGAGGCGCAGCCTTTCGCGAAGCGATCGTCGTGGCGGCGGCGAAGCCGGCCGCCGCCGCTACGGCGACCGTGGCCCAGGGATAACGCTCGGCCCATTCGCGCGGGTCGGCGGCGTGAGCCATGTCGCCTTGAATTTTGCCGAGCAGGTCGTGGATCGCGCTCATGGCGCTTTCCGCCTGATGGCGCAGCAGCACTTCTTCGCTCAGGTCCGTATCGACGTGAGGCTTCTCGGGCTTAGCGGCGCTAATTTTTTCGTACCTCATCGACGTCGTGTCCGAAACGGGCTCGTTGGGTTTGGCGTCGGCGATCATATTTTTCCTTTATCTTTCTGCGCGAGGTCAGCAGCCACTGTGGAAGCACTAGTCGGACGGTTCCGAAAGCGACCGCCAACAGCACACCGCCGGTAACAAGCGAGCCGGCCCACGGTCGATGGGCGATTAATTCTCCAAGGCCGCCGGCGATGCCGATCAGCACCATGACGACCGCCACGACGAGAGTCGTCAGCAAGGCCGTCGCCCCGGCGACGGCGAGCAAAGCGTAGAGCACGAGCTTGCGAACTTTTGCGCGGACGAGATCCGTTTGCGCGGCGAAGTAGTACGCAATGTATTCGCGCAACTCTTCGAAATGCGCCATGAGCGGCGCAAACAACTCCGCCGCGGTTCCGTATGATGCGGTGCCGTGCGGTGGCGCCTCGTGAGGTGCTTCGCCGAACGGCTTGCGCTCGGCTCCTCCCGGCATCTCGGGAGGGATTCGGTTTCGTGGTTCCGTCGAGTGGTCGAGCATGAGCGGTGCGTCCGTAAGAAAGAGTGGCACCCTAACGATAAGCAAAAGGCCCGCTCATTTCGAGTCGGGCCTTTTGCATTTCATGCCGCGCGGAGTCCGAGGTCGTGGGCTGCGAACGCGCGGCGATTACTAACCGGACGACTATTTCTATTTCCGCACGAACAACATGCCGAGCAAGAAGCCCGCTGCCGAGGCCGCTAGGAGCGACTTCAACGGCTGGCGACGAATCTGGCTTTCGATCGTGTGTTCGAGTTCGACCGCGCGCTTACGGCCTTCGTCCATGTATTCGCCGGCCATGCGACGCCCTTCGTCGGCGAACTTACGTCCTTCTTGGATGTAGTCTTGGGCCGAATCGCGAAGGTGCTCGAATTGTTCTTGGGCAGCTTGCTTGACGTCGTTGCCGAAGCCTTTCGCCGCATCGGCCGCATTGGCGGCACGGTCACGCACGTTCGCTTCCATCTTGTTGGCTTCGTGTTTTACGGAAGACATGATTTACTCCTAAAGAAAAAGAGGGCGTAGTCGGTAGTTGCGGCCCGGGATTCGTTTGCGACATGGTGTGAGCTTTTGCGGCTCATCGGCCCTGCGAGCCGGGACGGAAGGATTGCATCTACCGTGCCAAACGGTTTTGTCCTTCGTCGCAGGCCACGAACCAGGAAGAATTCGCGGTATTCGATGCCGGCATGCACGTTTTAGAACCATCCGGCACGGCATGGATGGTCGTATTCCGTTCAGCTTTCATGAGCGGGACGCATTTCGCGCATGACGAAACAAAAAAAGCTCGCCCGGCCCGAAGGCCGAACGAGCCAATACGAGGTCGTTCTGCGGAGCCGAGGCCCGCCGCTTAGATCCGGCCGAAGACCATCAGCAAGATCAAGACGAGCAAAATCAGACCGATACCGCCGCTTGGGCCATATCCCCAGTTGCGGCTGTGCCCCCAAGTGGGAACTGCGCCGAGGAGCATGAGAATCAGGATGATCAGTAGGATCGTTGATAGCGAGATCATGGGTGTTTTTTCCTTTTCGAAGTGGTCGTGCTTAGGTGCAGCTGGTTTGTGTAACGAAGAAAGACAGATGCACATTCGGTGCCGAACCAGCTAGCGCTCGTGATTGCGCGATATGCGATCATCGCAAACGATCTTGCGCCACCGATGGGATGCGCTTCTCGGCCCATTCGCATGTTTGGCTTCCAACGGTATGTCGATTGCCATTGTCTTGCCGAGTCGTCCTCACATTCAAAACAATCGCTCGTCATTCATAACTATTTAGGAGCCTTCCTATGTCAGCCTGTGCATTTCAAGACCAGCACGCGAGCCATTGCGACTCGCACAATTTAGATTGGTCGCTGCTTTTCATGGGTAGTGCGCTCACGCTCTTGGGAATGGGCCACCGCGGAATCGGAGGCTGCATTGCCCGCAATTTGGGAACGCTGGCCTTAGGCACGGCCGCAGCAGCCCTGTTGCAAGATAAGCCGTGGACGGCGAGTCCATCGTTTGTCGCTCCGGAAATCGCACCGCAGTCGCAGGCGCCACGAGTTCGGGAACTGCAGCCAAGCTCACTGAAAGACTCCGTGGATATCGCGAGCTATGAATCGTTTCCGGCGAGCGATCCCCCGGCGATTCATTAATCAGCCTGCGCGAACTTCGGTCGGTTTGTCGCCTCAT
This genomic window contains:
- a CDS encoding phage holin family protein; the encoded protein is MLDHSTEPRNRIPPEMPGGAERKPFGEAPHEAPPHGTASYGTAAELFAPLMAHFEELREYIAYYFAAQTDLVRAKVRKLVLYALLAVAGATALLTTLVVAVVMVLIGIAGGLGELIAHRPWAGSLVTGGVLLAVAFGTVRLVLPQWLLTSRRKIKEKYDRRRQTQRARFGHDVDEVRKN
- a CDS encoding DUF3309 domain-containing protein, with translation MSLSTILLIILILMLLGAVPTWGHSRNWGYGPSGGIGLILLVLILLMVFGRI
- a CDS encoding response regulator; amino-acid sequence: MQQRHENDAASGEANARRLLLVDDTPASLKILARLLEKRGYMVELAQDGHEAVALYRTRPFDAVLMDLQMPGLDGFGATIAIRAMQDRPQVPIIALTAHLVDGTRERCLEVGMSEYLAKPIDFGLLTSTLELQLGTR
- a CDS encoding DUF1328 domain-containing protein — its product is MLSWALTFLVIALIAGVLGFGVVAGTAASIAKVLFLVFLVFFVISLIAGRRPVV
- a CDS encoding Hpt domain-containing protein translates to MTATEVFDYPGTLERLGGDAGLFADLVRFFLEDAGEILQRAHDAAQEKDAVKLSRAAHSLKGLCSNFGGRQAVDLAWRIEQRAMAAEIDTASLAELDTAIERLSTALRRQLEAGA